One Verrucomicrobiaceae bacterium genomic window carries:
- a CDS encoding L,D-transpeptidase — MPVWAGTLDGITFAAEAGKIFLPVHEAIQELRLPVQVDEKGHVTQLGAARINPGSLRQLLDGTELITLEHLAAAGVSVAAAEADGTVKVGQIFRGFRVRVAAHRVEISLAKQVLQGWQGDRLVIQTHISSGKNGRTPAGEFRAGPFRSKMHFSSLYQNAPMPWSVQINGNIFIHGFSSVPSYPASHGCIRMPLTAGNPAKFFYEWVQSGSPVSVTKE, encoded by the coding sequence ATGCCAGTCTGGGCAGGCACTTTGGATGGTATCACGTTTGCGGCAGAGGCCGGGAAGATCTTTTTGCCCGTGCATGAAGCCATTCAGGAACTCAGGCTGCCCGTGCAGGTAGATGAGAAAGGTCATGTCACACAACTCGGCGCAGCGAGGATCAATCCGGGGTCACTGCGCCAACTGCTGGATGGCACGGAGCTGATCACCCTGGAGCATCTGGCCGCTGCGGGTGTCTCAGTGGCTGCGGCAGAGGCCGATGGCACGGTGAAGGTGGGGCAGATCTTCCGTGGATTCCGAGTGCGTGTAGCCGCGCACCGCGTGGAGATCAGTCTGGCGAAGCAAGTGCTGCAAGGCTGGCAGGGAGACAGGCTGGTGATTCAGACGCACATCAGCTCGGGTAAAAATGGTCGCACTCCGGCTGGTGAATTCCGCGCGGGGCCATTTCGCTCCAAGATGCATTTTTCCAGCCTGTACCAAAATGCACCGATGCCGTGGAGCGTGCAGATCAATGGCAACATTTTCATTCATGGCTTTAGCAGTGTGCCGAGCTACCCTGCCTCGCATGGCTGCATCCGCATGCCGCTGACGGCTGGGAATCCCGCCAAGTTTTTTTATGAATGGGTGCAGTCAGGCTCGCCTGTCAGTGTGACGAAAGAATAG
- a CDS encoding serine/threonine protein kinase — MSSSFSSSTPGKPWQPPAPEDLAPELPQYEILGLLGRGGMGAVYHARQKSLKREVAIKLLPPSIEDADMSYGERFKAEAQVMARLNHPGIIAVYDAGETPGGLLYFVMEYVQGTDVHQMIASSGKLPPQHAHAITAHVCDALAYAHANGLIHRDIKPANIMVDTQGRVKVADFGLAKMANDDHGFTKSNMAVGTPDFVAPEALITGMPVDGRADLYAVGVMLYQMLTGQIPRGAWHPVSVVVPGTDRRFDDIIVKAMQYDREARHSSASELRQHLDTLLMPAVPAPDLQHYSSAGMAKSSPVAVQQEPPQPRAPAQPTKKPLPVESGAKNSKTGLWIGLGAAAALGVGAFVMLSGGKTAKQSSPPAPSSGTSTGTVPKLAPEPPPKPLISSPSSPPSTASAIAKAPAPVFPPGKWVKVFSNMEDFPEGLRNSKSGVTLEDGFFSASPAREVNVGIQSKGSQWGIRGILRRNKGNSKSLGALRFDGETPNLWERITILPQTGIPRIEQSLPSGQLSVGSELPAAVNIDADKMVKFEFASYGSRLFGRIDDSLLPVVKAHVANPMPVVSINHSIRDIEVINLDGIPEAEALKILGVDEKGNDLRSPTVASTPTATPPVSETKSPVTNPGALPPGQWVKLFTKLEDLPADLRQPDSGVKFEDGWIDLAASAKWLRFPSVLTGNYAVKARFRRKSSAQNQIVVRRQITGGTGMYMLRYFQGMMSCLSRDAGKNQETKLFDMPVKDGVSDGGEYILEFGVVGGKLIGRYDTQVVGFAQDALCPEGVAHIQGSAPIRDVEVINLDGLPEAEALRILGVDEKGNDLRALAAKQELQRAERAKEEDAIAAIPELKVLHDQFVKLQAERVTAPFEADVAKLNSGYLGGLDRKIADEKKAGHLDGVIALEAEKKLVQGVTTSTRQPSDTRLQDAAAPCPIPAEDDATPIETLKALRQIYRTAYAKLEEIRASNLKLLTTPLFVRLKKLEADLTKKNSITDALKVQGYRNGLNIAESSPAPAVVPTNSTSAPMAQATDKTGADRQAAELVLKHGGGVTIEQSGKRTDIKGMAQMPVKNFDLIKITLNAATTPSLKAFDDAQMKLLSGLEKMESLTLQDTFLSTSFLDVCASWPKFKELKVHIDNGMSPEPEGWEKLALLTKLETLDINTQKTLSAKARQIIISHPRLTSIDIVKDCDDAFVLQLSTMKQLRGLGIYIDPKILKASSISALAKLPNLERLFLRGPSDVAARLELDPIDFTGFRKLTRLAILYMVLSQNFVKSLEGVRPLTDELVLEGCILANDAVVRAVGLVECGQLALRGCTYPENYLSAMHPKSAVGTLVFAHQKDGKVLNDLLPTLAGIKSLNRLILPERGRLDVPIDPVKLAAFQKARPDVQIVEP, encoded by the coding sequence ATGTCCTCCTCGTTCTCATCAAGCACACCTGGAAAACCCTGGCAGCCTCCTGCGCCGGAAGACCTTGCGCCGGAGCTGCCGCAGTATGAAATCCTGGGCCTGCTCGGACGGGGCGGCATGGGTGCGGTGTATCACGCCCGGCAGAAATCACTCAAGCGCGAGGTCGCCATCAAGCTGCTGCCACCGAGCATCGAAGACGCAGACATGAGCTACGGCGAGCGCTTCAAGGCCGAGGCCCAGGTCATGGCGCGGCTGAATCATCCCGGCATCATCGCTGTGTATGACGCCGGGGAGACGCCCGGCGGGCTGCTCTACTTCGTCATGGAGTATGTACAGGGCACGGACGTGCATCAGATGATCGCCAGCTCTGGCAAGCTGCCGCCGCAGCACGCGCACGCCATCACCGCCCATGTCTGTGATGCCCTAGCCTATGCGCATGCGAATGGCCTCATCCACCGCGACATCAAGCCCGCGAACATCATGGTCGATACGCAGGGCCGCGTGAAAGTGGCCGACTTCGGCCTGGCGAAGATGGCGAACGATGACCACGGCTTCACCAAGAGCAACATGGCTGTCGGCACGCCCGACTTCGTGGCTCCAGAGGCCCTCATCACCGGCATGCCCGTGGATGGCCGTGCTGACCTCTACGCCGTGGGCGTCATGCTTTACCAGATGCTCACCGGGCAGATCCCACGCGGTGCCTGGCATCCGGTCAGCGTCGTCGTCCCCGGCACAGACCGCCGCTTTGATGACATCATTGTCAAAGCCATGCAGTATGACCGCGAGGCACGTCACAGCAGCGCTTCGGAGCTGCGCCAGCACCTCGACACGCTTTTGATGCCCGCCGTGCCCGCGCCGGACCTTCAGCACTATTCCAGCGCCGGAATGGCCAAAAGTAGCCCTGTTGCTGTGCAACAGGAACCACCGCAGCCCCGCGCTCCAGCCCAGCCCACGAAAAAGCCCCTCCCCGTCGAATCAGGTGCCAAAAATTCAAAAACTGGCCTGTGGATCGGCCTCGGAGCCGCCGCCGCACTCGGTGTTGGCGCGTTCGTCATGCTCAGCGGCGGCAAAACGGCGAAGCAAAGTAGTCCGCCCGCTCCGTCGAGCGGAACGAGCACAGGCACCGTCCCAAAGCTGGCCCCCGAGCCACCGCCCAAGCCATTGATTTCTTCCCCGTCTTCCCCGCCTTCGACGGCTTCTGCGATAGCGAAGGCTCCCGCCCCTGTCTTTCCGCCCGGGAAATGGGTGAAGGTATTCTCAAACATGGAAGACTTTCCCGAAGGTCTGCGCAATTCGAAAAGCGGCGTAACTCTTGAAGACGGTTTCTTTTCAGCCTCACCTGCACGTGAGGTCAATGTAGGAATTCAATCCAAAGGTTCCCAATGGGGAATTCGGGGTATTCTTCGGCGCAACAAAGGCAACAGTAAGTCTTTAGGAGCACTACGCTTTGACGGTGAAACGCCGAATCTATGGGAAAGAATCACGATCCTGCCCCAGACTGGCATTCCACGAATCGAGCAATCGCTACCATCAGGGCAATTGAGTGTTGGATCAGAGTTGCCGGCCGCAGTCAATATTGATGCGGACAAAATGGTGAAGTTTGAGTTCGCGTCTTATGGCTCCCGATTGTTCGGACGAATTGATGACAGCCTATTGCCTGTGGTGAAAGCGCACGTGGCCAACCCAATGCCGGTTGTGTCAATCAATCACTCCATTCGCGACATCGAAGTCATCAACCTCGATGGCATCCCGGAAGCCGAAGCGCTCAAAATCCTCGGCGTGGATGAGAAGGGCAATGATCTTCGCTCGCCTACGGTTGCCAGCACTCCTACTGCCACCCCACCCGTTTCAGAGACTAAGTCGCCCGTTACAAATCCGGGTGCCTTGCCGCCCGGTCAGTGGGTAAAGCTGTTCACGAAGCTTGAGGACCTGCCTGCGGACCTGCGACAGCCGGACAGCGGCGTGAAGTTTGAGGATGGGTGGATTGATTTGGCTGCCTCGGCCAAATGGCTCCGTTTTCCATCCGTCCTAACCGGCAACTACGCTGTGAAGGCCCGGTTTCGCCGCAAATCAAGTGCCCAAAACCAGATCGTAGTCCGTCGCCAAATAACCGGCGGCACTGGCATGTACATGCTGCGATATTTCCAAGGCATGATGAGTTGCCTCAGCCGGGATGCTGGCAAAAACCAGGAAACGAAACTCTTTGATATGCCAGTGAAAGACGGAGTTTCAGATGGTGGCGAGTATATCCTGGAATTTGGCGTGGTGGGTGGCAAGCTCATTGGGCGCTATGACACCCAAGTCGTAGGCTTTGCCCAAGACGCACTTTGCCCAGAAGGAGTTGCCCACATCCAAGGATCTGCGCCCATCCGCGACGTCGAAGTCATCAACCTCGACGGCCTCCCCGAAGCCGAAGCCCTCCGCATCCTCGGCGTCGATGAAAAAGGCAACGACCTCCGCGCCCTCGCTGCGAAGCAGGAGTTGCAGAGGGCCGAGCGGGCGAAGGAGGAGGATGCCATAGCCGCCATCCCGGAGCTGAAGGTGCTGCACGATCAGTTCGTGAAGCTTCAGGCCGAGCGCGTCACTGCTCCCTTCGAGGCCGATGTGGCGAAGCTGAACAGCGGCTACCTCGGCGGCCTCGACCGCAAGATCGCCGACGAAAAGAAGGCCGGGCATCTCGATGGCGTCATCGCGCTGGAGGCCGAGAAGAAGCTCGTCCAAGGAGTGACGACTTCTACTCGTCAGCCCTCCGATACCCGGCTGCAGGATGCCGCCGCTCCTTGTCCGATCCCCGCCGAGGATGATGCCACGCCCATCGAGACACTCAAAGCCCTCCGCCAGATCTACCGCACGGCCTACGCCAAGCTGGAAGAGATCCGGGCCAGCAATCTGAAGCTTCTGACCACCCCCCTCTTTGTGCGACTGAAGAAACTTGAGGCTGACCTTACCAAGAAAAATAGCATTACAGATGCCCTCAAAGTCCAAGGTTATCGCAACGGCTTGAACATTGCAGAAAGCTCCCCAGCTCCAGCAGTGGTACCAACTAACTCAACCAGTGCACCAATGGCACAAGCCACTGATAAGACAGGTGCCGACCGACAAGCCGCCGAACTGGTGCTCAAACACGGAGGCGGGGTTACCATTGAACAGTCAGGCAAACGCACTGACATCAAAGGGATGGCTCAGATGCCAGTCAAGAACTTCGATCTGATTAAGATCACGTTGAATGCCGCGACTACTCCGAGTTTAAAGGCATTTGATGATGCTCAGATGAAGCTCCTGTCGGGCCTAGAAAAAATGGAGAGTCTGACTTTGCAAGATACCTTTCTGAGCACCTCTTTTCTAGATGTCTGCGCTTCCTGGCCTAAGTTCAAGGAACTAAAAGTTCATATCGACAATGGCATGAGCCCAGAACCCGAGGGATGGGAAAAACTGGCATTGCTGACTAAATTGGAAACACTTGATATCAATACCCAAAAGACACTGTCGGCAAAGGCCCGGCAGATCATCATCTCGCATCCGCGTCTAACATCCATCGATATTGTTAAAGATTGTGATGATGCGTTCGTGCTGCAACTCAGCACCATGAAACAACTTCGAGGATTAGGGATCTACATTGATCCCAAAATACTCAAAGCATCCAGCATTTCAGCGTTGGCCAAGTTGCCCAACTTGGAAAGACTGTTTCTACGCGGACCATCTGATGTGGCTGCCCGTTTGGAACTGGATCCCATTGATTTTACTGGATTTCGCAAACTCACAAGACTCGCAATACTCTACATGGTTCTCAGTCAGAATTTTGTGAAAAGCCTCGAGGGAGTACGTCCTTTGACGGACGAGTTAGTTTTAGAAGGATGTATTTTAGCCAATGACGCCGTTGTCAGGGCAGTGGGTTTAGTGGAATGCGGGCAGCTTGCGCTTAGGGGCTGCACTTATCCTGAAAACTACCTGAGTGCCATGCATCCGAAGAGTGCAGTGGGTACGCTGGTCTTCGCACACCAAAAAGACGGAAAGGTCCTTAATGACCTGCTGCCGACGTTGGCTGGCATCAAGTCGCTCAACCGACTCATATTGCCGGAGAGAGGCAGGCTGGATGTACCCATCGATCCCGTCAAACTCGCCGCCTTCCAGAAAGCGCGGCCAGATGTCCAGATTGTGGAACCTTAG
- a CDS encoding efflux RND transporter permease subunit: MWLSDTSVRRPVLALVMNLILVAFGIVAYTRLPLREFPDVEPPIVTVETYYRGAAASVVERRITQRLEDRISQVEAIENISSISTDGKSEITVEFTLGRDLDAAANDIREAISPILSTFPAEVEPPNVGKTELSAEVLMYLNLTSDHRGTLELTDYAERYLVDRFSRLEGVARVRINGGSRYALRVWLDREALVARGLTALDVEKALRSENVDPPAGTVQSLDRQFTVRLNRQYGSVEDFEKLVVFRGENGYQVRLGEVARISLGAEEARTVFKGNRVLMVSIGIIRQSRSNPLEVARAVRAEAEEIRKTLPPDLRLENSYDISQFIEESLHEVYRTLGIALVLVVVIIFLFLGSFRAVLIPTVAVPVSVFATCLVLQALGFSMNTLTLLAFVLAIGLVVDDAIVVLENIHRRIEEGEKPLVAAYKGTRQVAFAVVATTLVLMSVFVPVAFMPGDTGKMFAEFSVTLSIAVAFSGFVALTLSPMMASKILRGREGDGLIARLLDRVFGAVQRSYRWLLSLALHFPASSFPIVAGLTALCVWLLMSIPDEFMPREDRGSFFVTATSPPGTTYANTAETLDKLTDRLMYLVEDTKEATRVNSRAPRNFGSTADFNESIAVVTLQPFGQRRDGFSIMDEVRKKTADMTEGKVSVIMRQAILRGLNKPVEVVVSGPTFEELAQWRDLILAKGRQNPQLIGLDCDYRDTKPQLRIDIDQARAADLGVSSADIGLTLETMLGGRRATTFIHQGEEYDVVLEGGYADKRSPVDLNNLFVRSDRTKKLIPLSNLVKMEEFADSGTLNRYNRMRSITFDAELAPGYSLGEAVTYLEGLIRDTLPGSAVIGYKGNALKLKQNQGSIGLVFALALLIAFLVLAAQFESFVHPFTIMLTVPMAVGGALLGLKLMGMNQSIHSQIGLIMLIGLAAKNGILIVEFINQLRDEGVAFREAILSASEQRLRPIIMTALATVMGALPLMLGSGAGYETRRVVGVVIVFGVSIATLVTLVLVPMMYALLAKHTGSPHDASRRLDEAMEGTEP, translated from the coding sequence ATGTGGCTGTCTGATACTTCGGTGCGTCGTCCGGTGCTGGCTTTGGTGATGAATCTCATCCTCGTGGCCTTCGGCATCGTCGCGTACACGCGGCTGCCGCTACGAGAGTTCCCGGATGTGGAGCCGCCCATCGTCACGGTGGAGACTTATTACCGTGGTGCAGCGGCATCGGTGGTGGAGCGGCGCATCACGCAGCGGCTGGAGGATCGCATTTCACAGGTGGAGGCCATCGAAAACATCTCCTCGATCAGTACAGATGGTAAATCCGAGATCACGGTCGAGTTCACTCTGGGGCGTGATCTGGATGCGGCTGCCAATGATATACGCGAGGCAATCAGCCCCATACTATCGACCTTCCCAGCCGAGGTGGAGCCGCCGAATGTCGGTAAGACGGAGCTGAGTGCTGAGGTGCTCATGTACCTGAACCTCACCAGCGATCATCGCGGCACTTTGGAGCTCACCGACTATGCGGAGCGCTATTTGGTGGATCGCTTTTCACGGCTGGAGGGTGTGGCGCGGGTTCGCATCAATGGAGGTAGTCGTTATGCCCTGCGAGTGTGGCTGGACCGTGAGGCGCTGGTGGCACGCGGACTCACTGCGCTGGATGTGGAAAAGGCGCTGCGCAGTGAAAATGTGGACCCACCGGCAGGCACGGTGCAGTCTCTGGATCGGCAATTCACGGTGAGGCTGAATCGCCAATACGGTAGTGTGGAGGACTTTGAAAAGCTCGTCGTCTTTCGTGGTGAAAATGGCTATCAAGTACGGCTGGGTGAGGTGGCACGCATCTCCTTGGGGGCGGAGGAGGCACGGACGGTTTTTAAAGGCAATCGCGTCTTGATGGTGAGCATCGGCATCATCCGCCAGTCACGCTCAAATCCCCTGGAGGTCGCCCGTGCCGTGCGTGCAGAGGCGGAGGAGATCCGCAAGACGCTGCCGCCGGATCTACGTCTGGAAAACAGCTACGACATCAGCCAATTCATCGAGGAATCACTGCATGAGGTGTATCGCACGCTCGGCATCGCATTGGTGTTGGTGGTGGTCATTATTTTCCTCTTCCTGGGCAGTTTCCGTGCGGTTTTGATCCCTACGGTGGCTGTGCCGGTGAGTGTTTTTGCCACCTGCCTCGTGTTACAGGCTTTGGGCTTCTCGATGAATACGCTGACGCTGCTGGCCTTTGTATTGGCCATCGGCCTCGTCGTGGATGATGCCATTGTGGTCTTGGAAAACATCCATCGCCGCATTGAGGAGGGTGAGAAGCCGCTGGTGGCTGCCTACAAAGGCACGCGGCAGGTAGCCTTTGCCGTGGTGGCGACGACGCTGGTGCTCATGAGTGTCTTTGTGCCTGTGGCGTTCATGCCGGGGGATACGGGGAAGATGTTTGCGGAGTTCAGTGTGACGCTGAGCATCGCGGTGGCTTTCAGCGGCTTCGTAGCACTCACTTTATCGCCGATGATGGCGTCGAAAATCCTGCGTGGCAGGGAAGGGGATGGGCTCATCGCTCGCTTGCTCGATCGCGTGTTTGGCGCGGTGCAGAGGAGCTACCGCTGGCTGCTCAGTCTGGCGCTGCACTTTCCGGCCTCCTCTTTCCCCATCGTCGCTGGACTCACGGCACTCTGCGTGTGGCTGCTGATGAGTATCCCGGATGAATTCATGCCGCGTGAGGATCGCGGTAGTTTCTTTGTCACCGCCACCTCTCCGCCAGGCACGACTTATGCTAATACGGCAGAGACGCTCGATAAGCTGACGGATCGGCTCATGTACCTCGTCGAGGATACAAAGGAGGCCACGCGGGTGAACTCGCGTGCACCGCGGAATTTTGGCTCCACGGCAGATTTTAATGAATCCATCGCGGTCGTGACCTTGCAGCCCTTTGGGCAGCGGCGTGACGGTTTCTCCATCATGGATGAGGTGCGGAAAAAAACCGCTGATATGACCGAGGGCAAGGTTTCTGTCATCATGCGCCAAGCGATCCTGCGCGGGCTGAACAAGCCAGTCGAGGTCGTGGTGAGCGGCCCGACCTTTGAGGAGCTGGCGCAGTGGCGTGACCTCATTTTGGCCAAAGGACGGCAAAATCCGCAGCTCATCGGCCTCGATTGTGATTACCGTGATACGAAGCCACAACTGCGCATCGACATTGATCAGGCGCGAGCTGCCGATCTCGGTGTTTCGAGTGCTGACATCGGCCTCACGCTCGAAACCATGCTCGGAGGCCGCCGTGCGACCACGTTCATCCATCAAGGTGAGGAATACGACGTGGTGCTGGAAGGCGGCTACGCGGACAAACGCAGCCCCGTGGACCTGAACAACCTCTTTGTGCGTAGCGACCGCACGAAGAAACTCATCCCTTTATCCAATCTGGTCAAAATGGAGGAATTCGCCGACAGCGGCACTTTGAATCGATACAACCGCATGCGCAGCATCACCTTCGATGCCGAGCTGGCACCGGGCTACAGCCTCGGAGAGGCCGTGACGTATTTAGAAGGACTGATCCGCGATACGCTGCCTGGCAGTGCCGTGATCGGCTACAAAGGCAATGCGCTGAAGCTGAAGCAGAATCAGGGCAGCATCGGTCTCGTCTTCGCTTTGGCACTGCTGATCGCCTTTTTGGTTCTAGCGGCGCAGTTTGAGAGTTTTGTGCATCCCTTCACCATCATGCTCACAGTGCCGATGGCTGTCGGTGGTGCTTTGTTGGGTCTGAAGCTCATGGGCATGAATCAGAGCATTCATAGCCAGATCGGCCTGATCATGCTGATCGGGCTGGCGGCGAAAAATGGCATTTTGATCGTCGAGTTCATCAATCAGCTCCGTGATGAAGGCGTGGCTTTCCGTGAGGCCATCCTCTCAGCCAGTGAGCAGCGTCTGCGCCCGATCATCATGACAGCGCTAGCCACCGTGATGGGGGCGCTGCCACTCATGCTCGGCAGTGGCGCTGGCTATGAAACCCGCCGCGTCGTCGGTGTCGTGATCGTCTTTGGTGTCAGTATCGCCACGCTGGTGACTCTGGTCCTGGTGCCGATGATGTATGCCCTGCTGGCAAAGCACACAGGCTCTCCGCACGATGCGAGCCGCAGACTGGATGAGGCAATGGAGGGCACGGAACCCTGA
- the rnr gene encoding ribonuclease R: MEQNILKLLGSADYTPSNVPELLQALQLKAWQQQELQRYLKDMAKRGEIIRTKGNRYIAAREADLIPGTISVNRAGKGFVQPDESGMGEITITERNMGTAMHGDRVLVRRDVRAEGLQRPITPKENTGTIVRVLERKRTQFVGTLQISKQLFFVKPDDPRLPAAVMVPPPKDVGRKALHGDKVVVELGVWDNAQTPPEGEVIEVLGPPDAEGVDMLSVIRHYDLVLHFPKNVLHEAQTIAKSRPDNQPSADECKGRTDCRKHNVITIDPDDAKDFDDAICIQKQPDGQWRLWVHIADVSHYVKPGSPLDVEAKKRGNSTYLVDRVVPMLPEALSNELCSLKPDVDRLTKCVEFVLSKEGHVVSSKFYAAVIRSKRRFTYKEAFAVLQRPPEGEIEQMLHDAHAMAQRIRAQRFKNGSLDLDFPENKIRLDEQGKVIRIERIENDESHQLIEEYMLLANEAVAGRLMQLDRPCVYRVHESPKEKRLNDFREGVLAHRVPCGNLTHRPEVQKLLARLADLPIGAALKIGFLRSLMRARYAVEPLGHYGLAKTKYTHFTSPIRRYADLVVHRALFEKPPTPGDAKLIAEHITATERNSADAERDSKDVKLYAYLEAQLKTKRPTAYDALVTDVRNFGFFVDVTDLGLSGVVPFSAMTDDFYTLDPASGKLIGRRTGRTIQLGDRVQVQVRSVDRFKKQVDFTLVKNTAESQKSSTRPQSDRPAPKKHFKAHGKPKRSWKGRGK; encoded by the coding sequence ATGGAACAAAACATCCTCAAACTCCTCGGCAGCGCCGACTACACTCCATCCAACGTGCCTGAGCTCCTCCAGGCACTCCAGCTCAAAGCCTGGCAGCAGCAGGAACTCCAGCGCTACCTCAAAGACATGGCCAAACGCGGCGAAATCATCCGCACCAAAGGCAATCGCTACATCGCCGCACGCGAGGCTGATCTCATCCCCGGCACCATCTCCGTCAACCGCGCTGGAAAGGGCTTCGTCCAGCCAGATGAGTCCGGAATGGGCGAAATCACCATCACCGAGCGCAACATGGGCACCGCCATGCATGGCGACCGCGTGCTCGTGCGCCGCGATGTCCGCGCTGAGGGCCTCCAGCGCCCCATCACGCCCAAGGAGAACACAGGCACCATCGTCCGCGTCCTAGAGCGGAAGCGCACCCAATTCGTCGGCACACTGCAAATCTCCAAACAGCTTTTCTTTGTCAAACCAGACGATCCACGGCTGCCGGCCGCCGTCATGGTGCCGCCACCGAAAGACGTGGGCCGCAAAGCCCTGCATGGCGATAAAGTCGTCGTCGAACTCGGTGTGTGGGACAATGCGCAGACTCCGCCCGAAGGCGAAGTCATCGAAGTCCTCGGCCCGCCCGATGCCGAAGGCGTCGATATGCTCAGCGTCATCCGTCATTACGACCTGGTGCTGCATTTCCCGAAAAACGTGCTCCACGAGGCCCAAACCATCGCCAAATCACGCCCAGACAACCAACCCAGCGCCGATGAGTGCAAGGGCCGTACCGACTGCCGCAAGCACAACGTCATCACCATCGACCCCGATGATGCGAAGGACTTCGATGACGCCATCTGCATCCAAAAGCAGCCCGATGGCCAATGGAGGCTCTGGGTCCACATCGCCGATGTTTCACACTACGTGAAGCCCGGCTCCCCACTCGATGTGGAGGCCAAAAAACGCGGCAATTCCACCTATCTCGTCGATCGCGTGGTCCCCATGCTCCCGGAGGCACTCAGCAATGAGCTCTGTTCTCTCAAACCGGACGTCGATCGCCTCACCAAATGCGTCGAATTCGTCCTCAGCAAAGAAGGCCACGTCGTCAGCTCCAAATTCTACGCCGCAGTCATCCGCAGCAAACGCCGCTTCACTTACAAAGAAGCCTTCGCCGTGCTCCAGCGTCCGCCAGAGGGCGAAATCGAGCAAATGCTGCATGATGCCCATGCCATGGCACAGCGTATCCGCGCCCAACGCTTCAAAAATGGCTCCCTCGATCTCGATTTCCCGGAAAACAAAATCCGCCTCGACGAGCAGGGCAAAGTCATCCGCATCGAGCGCATCGAAAACGATGAATCGCACCAGCTCATCGAGGAATACATGCTCCTGGCTAATGAAGCTGTCGCAGGCCGCCTCATGCAGCTAGATCGCCCATGCGTCTATCGCGTGCATGAATCCCCGAAGGAAAAACGCCTCAATGACTTCCGTGAAGGCGTGCTAGCCCACCGCGTGCCGTGCGGGAATCTCACGCATCGCCCGGAGGTGCAAAAGCTCCTCGCCCGGCTGGCAGACCTACCCATCGGCGCAGCCTTGAAGATCGGCTTCCTCCGCTCACTCATGCGTGCCCGCTACGCCGTCGAGCCTCTCGGCCACTACGGACTCGCCAAGACAAAGTACACACACTTCACCTCACCGATCCGTCGCTACGCAGACCTCGTCGTCCACCGCGCTCTCTTTGAAAAGCCGCCCACACCCGGCGATGCCAAGCTGATCGCTGAGCACATCACCGCGACCGAGCGCAACAGCGCCGATGCCGAGCGTGATAGCAAAGACGTCAAGCTCTACGCCTATCTCGAAGCGCAGCTCAAAACGAAACGCCCCACCGCCTACGACGCACTCGTCACCGACGTGCGGAATTTCGGCTTCTTTGTCGATGTCACCGATCTCGGGCTCAGTGGCGTGGTGCCCTTCTCCGCCATGACGGATGACTTTTACACGCTCGATCCCGCCAGCGGCAAGCTCATCGGCCGCCGCACTGGCCGCACCATCCAGCTCGGTGACCGCGTGCAAGTCCAAGTGCGCAGTGTGGACCGCTTCAAAAAGCAGGTCGATTTCACCCTCGTGAAAAACACGGCAGAAAGTCAAAAGTCATCCACACGCCCGCAGAGCGACCGCCCAGCTCCCAAAAAGCACTTCAAAGCCCATGGAAAGCCGAAACGCTCCTGGAAAGGCCGTGGCAAATGA